A portion of the Ignavibacteriales bacterium genome contains these proteins:
- the truB gene encoding tRNA pseudouridine(55) synthase TruB: MAVASHHAPEVQDDGEILLLDKPLDWTSFDVVHRVRQWLGIKKVGHAGTLDPRATGLLIVCTGRQTKQIDSFAILDKEYTGTFELGIRTPSFDMETEVTEGGEFAGISLEGLKTAIEGFTGRQLQTPPMYSAVKYHGKPLYKYARKGKTIERQAKEIDVKEFSVLSFVPPVVAFRVACSKGTYIRSLVSDLGERLGCGAALTSLRRTRIGKYSVEDAMTIEQLDKVHAERVSMQSVSDGHRIPA; this comes from the coding sequence ATGGCGGTCGCCTCTCATCACGCTCCGGAGGTCCAGGATGACGGAGAAATCCTTCTCTTGGACAAGCCGCTGGACTGGACTTCGTTTGACGTTGTACACAGGGTACGGCAGTGGCTGGGGATTAAGAAGGTTGGACACGCGGGGACTCTGGATCCGAGGGCGACGGGGCTCTTGATCGTGTGTACGGGGCGGCAGACAAAGCAAATTGATTCGTTTGCGATCCTCGACAAAGAGTATACCGGGACATTCGAGCTTGGCATACGGACGCCAAGTTTTGATATGGAGACTGAAGTGACCGAGGGGGGTGAGTTTGCCGGGATATCACTCGAAGGCCTCAAGACCGCCATCGAAGGATTCACAGGCCGGCAACTGCAGACCCCGCCAATGTATTCGGCGGTAAAGTACCATGGGAAACCACTTTATAAGTACGCACGAAAAGGAAAGACAATCGAGCGGCAGGCGAAAGAAATCGATGTGAAGGAGTTCTCGGTGTTGTCCTTCGTTCCCCCGGTTGTCGCGTTTCGGGTTGCATGCTCCAAAGGGACTTACATCCGGTCACTTGTCAGTGACCTTGGAGAAAGACTCGGTTGCGGTGCCGCTTTGACCTCTCTCAGGCGAACCCGCATCGGGAAGTACTCAGTTGAAGACGCGATGACGATTGAACAGCTGGACAAGGTTCATGCGGAGAGAGTGAGCATGCAGAGTGTGAGTGATGGACATCGTATTCCAGCCTGA
- the infB gene encoding translation initiation factor IF-2: MAETAAKKIKIYKLATELNLSSETLIEFLHKKGFEVKSHMSSVDDDMLSAVMGHFKKEKDVAERHQRKLQEFRTSRKKEPTEKTEKKPAVEEVHAPPAPVEEVPLVEPMEEVPPSTEEAAVETVVTPETAESASPVVAEDVPLVPEGTAATETVETPPVAPRVRKPLTPLEQAMARPRMGLTIKGKMEIARPAPVTAAAEESEEDKKKKKKKKKKVREEAKKVPGRAAPADEEAEVKGKKRKKSRHAEVDEMQVEKAIRETLAEMTDDSLGSRAAIRKKRKKEREEEEQRLLEEKERDKMHIRVTEFVTVGELADLMRASVAEVIQKCMTLGIMVSINQRLEKDTIQLVADEFGYTVGFESEFTSDVLSDTDDDVEDLKPRAPVVTIMGHVDHGKTSLLDYIRRANVVAGEAGGITQHIGAYEVTLDGGKQITFLDTPGHEAFTAMRARGAQVTDIVVLVVAADDNVMPQTVEAISHAQAAAVPIVIAINKTDKGDANPDRIRQQLSEKGVLVEEWGGKHQAVELSAKTGKNVDQLLERILLEAEVLELKANPDRLARGVVVESELDRGKGIVATVLVQKGSLRIGDSFICGIWSGRARAMFDERGKRVEVAHPSQPVQLIGFDGIPQAGDDLVVLENDREAREISNKRQQLKREQDFRQRRMITLDDISKQIKEGQVKDLPIIVKGDVDGSVEALSDSLMKLSTGEVKVQVIHKGVGGISESDVLLAAASRAVIIGFHVRPNLNARRLAESEEVDIRLYSIIYDAINEVKSALEGMLAPSLSEQVLATVEVRDVFKISKIGTIAGCYVQDGKIVRNNKVRLVRDGLVVFDGGISSLKRFKEDVREVEQGFECGIALEGFNDIKAGDTVEAYTIVETKRKLA, translated from the coding sequence ATGGCTGAAACTGCAGCTAAGAAAATCAAAATATACAAGCTCGCGACCGAGCTGAATCTTTCTAGCGAGACGTTGATTGAGTTCTTGCACAAGAAGGGTTTTGAGGTGAAGAGTCACATGTCCTCGGTGGACGACGATATGCTGTCCGCCGTGATGGGACATTTCAAGAAAGAAAAAGACGTCGCGGAACGGCATCAGCGCAAACTCCAGGAATTCCGGACGTCCCGCAAGAAGGAGCCGACCGAGAAGACTGAAAAGAAGCCCGCGGTCGAGGAAGTACATGCTCCTCCGGCTCCTGTCGAGGAAGTCCCGCTGGTTGAGCCGATGGAAGAAGTGCCGCCGAGCACCGAGGAAGCAGCGGTAGAAACCGTTGTGACGCCAGAGACTGCTGAGTCTGCGTCGCCCGTGGTTGCTGAAGATGTCCCGCTAGTCCCGGAAGGGACGGCCGCAACCGAAACTGTTGAGACGCCCCCCGTGGCACCGCGCGTGAGGAAACCTCTGACGCCGCTCGAGCAGGCGATGGCCCGTCCTAGGATGGGTCTGACGATCAAGGGGAAAATGGAAATTGCCCGTCCGGCGCCAGTGACTGCCGCGGCGGAAGAGTCAGAGGAAGACAAGAAGAAGAAGAAAAAGAAGAAGAAGAAAGTTCGTGAGGAGGCAAAGAAGGTCCCCGGACGTGCGGCGCCGGCTGACGAAGAAGCCGAAGTGAAGGGGAAGAAGCGCAAGAAATCGCGGCATGCAGAAGTCGATGAGATGCAGGTGGAAAAGGCTATCCGTGAAACGCTGGCAGAAATGACAGACGATTCACTGGGTTCACGCGCCGCGATACGGAAGAAACGAAAGAAAGAGCGGGAGGAGGAAGAACAACGCCTCCTGGAAGAAAAAGAACGCGACAAGATGCACATTCGCGTTACCGAATTTGTTACGGTCGGAGAGTTGGCAGATTTGATGCGCGCATCCGTCGCAGAGGTTATTCAGAAATGTATGACCTTGGGCATCATGGTGTCGATTAACCAGAGACTGGAAAAGGACACGATTCAGCTCGTCGCCGATGAATTTGGCTACACGGTTGGCTTTGAGTCTGAATTCACGTCCGATGTCCTTTCCGATACCGACGATGATGTCGAAGACCTGAAACCCCGTGCTCCGGTCGTCACGATCATGGGGCACGTCGATCACGGGAAAACGTCCCTGTTGGATTATATCAGAAGGGCAAACGTCGTTGCAGGCGAAGCTGGCGGAATCACGCAGCACATCGGCGCATATGAAGTAACACTTGATGGCGGGAAGCAAATTACGTTTCTTGACACACCCGGCCACGAAGCGTTTACAGCGATGCGTGCGCGTGGAGCCCAGGTGACGGACATCGTCGTCCTCGTCGTTGCGGCAGATGACAATGTGATGCCTCAGACTGTTGAAGCTATCAGTCACGCTCAGGCGGCTGCTGTGCCAATCGTTATCGCGATCAACAAAACGGACAAGGGGGATGCCAACCCGGACCGGATTCGGCAGCAACTTTCGGAAAAGGGAGTCCTCGTCGAAGAATGGGGCGGAAAACATCAGGCCGTCGAACTATCGGCGAAGACCGGCAAAAACGTCGATCAATTGCTTGAACGAATTCTCCTTGAAGCGGAAGTTCTTGAGCTCAAGGCGAACCCGGACAGGCTCGCCCGTGGTGTTGTCGTGGAATCTGAACTCGACCGGGGGAAGGGTATCGTCGCAACTGTTCTCGTTCAGAAGGGATCTCTCCGCATCGGTGATTCGTTCATCTGTGGGATCTGGAGCGGCCGGGCCCGCGCAATGTTCGACGAACGGGGCAAACGTGTCGAAGTCGCTCATCCGTCGCAGCCCGTCCAGCTCATTGGCTTTGACGGGATTCCGCAAGCGGGAGACGATCTTGTCGTTCTCGAGAACGATCGCGAGGCACGCGAAATCAGCAATAAGCGCCAGCAGCTGAAGCGGGAACAGGACTTCCGCCAGCGGAGAATGATCACGTTGGATGACATCTCCAAGCAGATCAAGGAAGGTCAGGTCAAGGATCTCCCGATTATCGTCAAGGGCGACGTCGACGGCTCTGTTGAGGCCCTTTCTGATTCTCTCATGAAGCTCTCAACAGGCGAAGTGAAAGTGCAGGTTATTCACAAGGGAGTTGGCGGCATCTCTGAATCCGATGTCCTTCTTGCGGCAGCCTCGCGGGCGGTTATCATCGGTTTCCATGTTCGACCAAACCTGAATGCCCGTCGTCTGGCTGAGTCCGAAGAAGTAGACATTCGTCTTTACAGTATTATTTATGACGCTATCAATGAGGTCAAGAGCGCACTCGAAGGTATGCTTGCACCGTCACTGTCCGAGCAGGTGCTTGCGACGGTTGAGGTTCGGGATGTGTTCAAGATCTCGAAAATCGGCACCATCGCAGGATGCTACGTGCAGGATGGCAAAATCGTTCGTAATAACAAAGTTCGCCTGGTTCGGGACGGTCTTGTGGTTTTCGACGGCGGTATTTCCTCGCTGAAGCGTTTCAAGGAAGACGTGAGGGAAGTCGAGCAGGGGTTCGAGTGCGGCATCGCTTTGGAAGGGTTCAATGACATCAAGGCGGGCGACACGGTCGAAGCGTACACGATCGTAGAAACAAAGCGGAAGTTGGCGTAA
- the rbfA gene encoding 30S ribosome-binding factor RbfA translates to MSVRTEKVASLIKEVMSEIIQQNFRMEEFGLVTVTEVRMSQDLKIAKVFVSVFGDAEKKKNLLAHLAVEKGSIRSELGHSLNLKFTPTLSFYLDESLDYAMRIEDLLNKIHKDSPGTKEE, encoded by the coding sequence ATGTCGGTGCGAACTGAAAAGGTTGCTTCGCTCATCAAAGAAGTCATGAGCGAGATTATACAACAGAATTTTCGGATGGAGGAGTTCGGACTCGTCACGGTGACGGAAGTCCGGATGAGCCAGGATCTGAAAATTGCGAAGGTGTTTGTGAGCGTATTCGGGGATGCCGAAAAGAAGAAGAACCTTCTCGCGCATCTCGCAGTGGAAAAGGGATCGATTCGTTCGGAACTTGGCCATAGTCTCAATCTCAAGTTTACGCCGACGCTCTCGTTTTATCTCGATGAATCACTCGACTACGCGATGCGAATCGAAGATTTGCTCAACAAGATCCACAAGGATTCGCCCGGCACGAAGGAGGAATGA
- the rpsO gene encoding 30S ribosomal protein S15 has product MSITKEQKAELIKKFGKSPTDTGNPEVQIAILTSHINMLSPHLESHKKDHHGRAGLLKLVGKRRRLLEYLTKKDINRYRKIIQELEIRK; this is encoded by the coding sequence ATGTCAATCACCAAGGAACAAAAGGCGGAGCTCATCAAGAAGTTTGGAAAGAGCCCCACAGATACCGGAAACCCCGAGGTCCAGATTGCAATACTGACCTCTCATATTAACATGTTGTCACCTCACCTCGAGAGCCACAAAAAGGACCATCATGGCCGTGCCGGGCTGTTGAAGCTGGTGGGCAAGCGCAGAAGGCTTCTCGAATATCTCACAAAAAAAGACATTAATCGATATCGCAAGATCATCCAAGAGCTTGAAATCCGCAAATAG
- the pnp gene encoding polyribonucleotide nucleotidyltransferase — MVVTKEVEVGGKTFSFETGRFAKQADGAVMVRYADTMVLATVVSAKEMKEGQDYFPLQVEYRERTSAVGKIPGGFFKREGRPTEKEILSSRLIDRPIRPMFPEGYFNETQILVTVYSSDSQHDGDVLGACAASAALMVSDAPFDGPIAEVRIGRIDGKFVINPTHDELEHSDLDATVAGTLSSIVMVEGESKEISESEMVDALRVAHESIKILCQAQVDFAKEIAKAKRAVVITQHPEALLADVKQLGGARIKELSRTVLAKEARSEATGKVYEEVNKALAEKYPDQEETINTILHDLEYHSMRSTILDEGKRLDGRGLTDIRKITCEIGVLPRTHGSALFTRGETQSLTTATLGTKLDEQKLEGLKAETTKRFMLHYNFPPFSVGEVGRFTGPGRREIGHGNLAERSLKNLLPEEAEFPYTLRVVSDILESNGSSSMATVCAGTLALFDAGVPLKRPIAGIAMGLVKEGDKIAILSDILGNEDHLGDMDFKVAGTKEGITAFQMDIKIQGITLEVMEKALAQAKAGRFHILDVMSQSLAGPRPELSQYAPRLQTIKIPIDMIGALIGPGGKNIRQLVKDSGAVINVEDDGTVTVAAVQKESADKAMDYIRKMSEMPEVGKVYQAVVKKVMEFGAFVEILPGKEGLVHISQLDTNRVEKVEDLFKVGDSLEVKLMLIDSEGRLNLSRKATLPGGENAEEEMKKARERRSSGPRDSHRSDRNRR; from the coding sequence ATGGTCGTGACTAAAGAAGTTGAAGTTGGCGGCAAGACGTTCTCATTCGAGACCGGCCGCTTCGCAAAGCAAGCCGACGGCGCCGTCATGGTCCGTTACGCCGACACAATGGTGTTGGCGACGGTTGTAAGTGCCAAGGAAATGAAAGAAGGGCAGGATTACTTCCCGCTCCAGGTGGAATACCGCGAAAGGACATCCGCTGTGGGCAAGATCCCGGGAGGATTCTTTAAGCGCGAAGGACGCCCGACAGAAAAGGAAATCCTCTCTTCAAGGCTTATCGATCGGCCAATCCGGCCAATGTTCCCGGAGGGGTACTTCAACGAAACACAGATCCTCGTCACAGTCTATTCATCTGACTCCCAGCACGACGGCGATGTGCTCGGAGCCTGCGCTGCATCTGCGGCGCTGATGGTCTCAGATGCCCCGTTTGATGGGCCAATCGCGGAAGTCCGCATCGGACGGATCGACGGCAAGTTCGTGATCAATCCGACTCACGATGAGCTTGAGCACAGCGATCTTGATGCAACTGTCGCCGGAACTCTCTCCTCCATCGTGATGGTCGAGGGGGAATCGAAAGAGATCTCCGAATCGGAAATGGTCGATGCTTTGCGCGTCGCTCATGAATCCATCAAGATCCTCTGTCAGGCTCAAGTTGATTTTGCGAAAGAGATCGCTAAAGCCAAGCGCGCTGTAGTCATAACGCAACATCCTGAAGCATTGCTTGCGGATGTAAAGCAGCTTGGTGGAGCAAGAATCAAGGAGCTTAGCCGGACAGTCCTCGCCAAGGAAGCCCGCTCGGAAGCCACGGGCAAGGTCTACGAGGAGGTCAACAAGGCCCTCGCAGAGAAGTATCCCGATCAGGAGGAAACCATCAACACGATCCTGCACGATCTCGAGTATCATTCAATGCGATCGACGATTCTGGACGAGGGGAAACGGCTCGATGGCCGCGGACTTACAGATATTCGCAAGATCACCTGCGAAATTGGTGTTCTGCCGAGAACGCACGGATCGGCCCTTTTCACAAGGGGCGAGACGCAGAGTCTGACGACTGCTACCCTCGGAACGAAACTCGATGAGCAGAAACTTGAAGGTTTAAAGGCTGAAACGACCAAGAGGTTCATGCTGCACTATAACTTCCCGCCGTTCAGCGTCGGCGAAGTTGGTCGGTTCACAGGCCCGGGGCGCAGAGAAATCGGACACGGTAATCTGGCTGAACGCTCACTTAAGAACCTGCTTCCTGAGGAAGCCGAATTCCCGTACACTCTCCGCGTCGTATCCGATATCCTCGAATCCAACGGCTCGTCTTCCATGGCGACCGTCTGTGCCGGCACTCTGGCGTTGTTTGATGCAGGCGTTCCGCTCAAGCGCCCTATCGCCGGTATCGCGATGGGACTTGTAAAGGAAGGGGACAAGATAGCGATCCTCAGCGATATTCTTGGCAACGAGGATCACCTGGGAGATATGGATTTTAAAGTTGCTGGAACTAAGGAAGGCATCACCGCATTCCAGATGGACATCAAGATTCAGGGCATTACCCTCGAGGTGATGGAGAAAGCTCTTGCACAGGCCAAGGCTGGTCGTTTCCACATACTTGATGTGATGAGTCAGTCGCTCGCGGGCCCGCGGCCCGAGCTTTCACAGTACGCGCCGCGTTTGCAGACCATCAAGATCCCCATTGATATGATCGGTGCACTCATTGGTCCCGGCGGTAAGAACATCCGTCAGTTGGTTAAGGACAGCGGTGCTGTGATTAATGTCGAGGATGATGGTACAGTCACCGTTGCGGCTGTCCAGAAAGAATCGGCCGACAAGGCCATGGACTACATTCGCAAGATGTCGGAAATGCCTGAGGTTGGCAAGGTGTATCAGGCGGTTGTGAAGAAGGTCATGGAATTCGGCGCCTTTGTAGAGATTCTTCCTGGCAAGGAAGGGTTGGTCCACATCTCGCAGCTCGACACGAACCGGGTTGAAAAGGTCGAAGACCTTTTCAAAGTGGGCGATTCGCTCGAAGTCAAGTTGATGCTGATTGACTCCGAGGGTCGACTCAACCTCAGTCGCAAGGCTACTCTTCCCGGCGGCGAAAACGCTGAAGAGGAGATGAAAAAGGCACGTGAACGTCGCTCGAGCGGACCGCGAGACAGCCATCGGTCGGATCGCAACCGGCGCTAA